TCATGGACGCCGCCATCTTTCGCGATGGGGCTATGGAGGTCGGGTAGGGCCGGGCTATTCAGACCGAAGGCCATTGAAAGCAGCACCCCCACCCCACTGCGGCATGCGTCACGACGTTATTCCCACTGGGACAGGCACGCACCCTGGAGGGCCCGTCGTTTGTTCAGTTGACGAGTAATTCCGAGTTATGGATCTGCAACTGGGCGGGCTTGCGCGCGTCCGTCCCCTCAGTCACCGGCGGTGTATTTTCGCTCGCGGGTCATGGTGAGCTTCAGGACGGCGCCGGGGTCGTTGGTTACTACATAGACCGAGCCGTCGGGGGCGCAGGCGACGTCGCGGACGCGACCGACGTTGCGCAGGATGGACTCGATGTGCTGCACGCGATTTTCGGTGACGCGGACAACGCTGACTTCTTCGTGGCGCAGGGAGGCAACGAGAAGGGCGTTTTTCCAGAGGGGGAACTGGACGCCGGTGTGGAAATCGATACCGCAGACGGCGATGGAGGGGCGCCAAATCCAGGTGGGCTCTTCCACACCCTCGTGGTGGGGACTGTCGGAAACGGGTTGGCCGTTGTAGTTGCGACCGTACGTCGCGATGGGCCAGCCATAGTTCCTGCCGGGCTGGATCACGTTGAGTTCGTCGCCCCCCATGGGGCCGTGCTCACTTTCCCAGAGGGTGTTGTCCTCCGGGTGGAAGGCGAGGCCCTGGGGATTGCGATTCCCGAGGGCATAGATGCTGGGCAGGGTGCCGGGTGTATTCAAGAAGGGATTATCGGCGGGAATCGTACCGTCGGTGTTGATTCGATGGATTTTCCCGTTGGGACGGGCGGGATCCTGGGCCATGTCCTGCATGCCGCGGTCGCCTATGCCGAAATAGAGCCGGCCTTCCCGGTCGAAGACAATGCGGCTGCCGTAGTGGGGCCGTGTGGGCAGGTAGGTCTCGGCGGGCGCTTCAAAGACGACTTCCTCGTGCTTCCATTTGCCTTTGACGATGTTACCGCGCACGATGCGGGTCATGGCGGGTACGGGCCCTTCCTTGGGCTTTTCCTTCGCCGCGTGGCTGTAGGCGAGGTAGACCCAGCCATTTTCCGCATAGTTCGGGTCCACCGCCACGTCCATGAGGCCACCCTGGCCTTCGGCGAGGACTTCCGGCGTGCCCGCGACGGGCTTTTCCGCCAATACCCCGTCGTTTATTAACCGG
This portion of the Candidatus Hydrogenedentota bacterium genome encodes:
- a CDS encoding PQQ-dependent sugar dehydrogenase; the protein is MKYIVPAKFVALMIVLSSSVAAQEVPDGPALYQQFCAQCHGADLQGGNAQSLVDGVWNFGAGKGYVSRNIKHGITHLGMPAYEETLNDDQLKALVDYILGAEKTAGVEKPAPPTEIQTHDYVVGVAQIATGLEVPWGIAFPDDKTVLVTERPGRLRLINDGVLAEKPVAGTPEVLAEGQGGLMDVAVDPNYAENGWVYLAYSHAAKEKPKEGPVPAMTRIVRGNIVKGKWKHEEVVFEAPAETYLPTRPHYGSRIVFDREGRLYFGIGDRGMQDMAQDPARPNGKIHRINTDGTIPADNPFLNTPGTLPSIYALGNRNPQGLAFHPEDNTLWESEHGPMGGDELNVIQPGRNYGWPIATYGRNYNGQPVSDSPHHEGVEEPTWIWRPSIAVCGIDFHTGVQFPLWKNALLVASLRHEEVSVVRVTENRVQHIESILRNVGRVRDVACAPDGSVYVVTNDPGAVLKLTMTRERKYTAGD